The Larimichthys crocea isolate SSNF chromosome I, L_crocea_2.0, whole genome shotgun sequence genomic interval TGTACGGGCAGTACTGAAATTCTGGTATGGTATGATGTAAAAGCGTGAATGTttcaattaaaatgatgaaatatttcaattgTCAGAATGGATTTTCGATGCACATATCTCACAGATATCTTGGTGAAAAACTTAATGCCGGCATTTCATTGATATCAATGATGCTGATAACACGTGGGTGCGCTAACTAAAGCAGCATATACTATTACTCTGATTACTTTCGTAGCATATTATCAGGTGTGCAATTACTAAAAAATGAATTGGTGACTAAGTTTCacattgtttcatatttttactttCCCTTGTTTTATGTTCTTATGCATGTGTTTTACAATGTCTCCAACTAGGGATGTAAGCGGTTACCGGTATTACGGTAAATTGCGGTTATAGCGAAAAAAAGGGAtcgtttgatgtttttgttaaattaatcTCATTATCGCGGTGGATATAGCGGGATATTTAATAACAGCCCATCCGCAGTCTTGGCTAGCGTCAGCAGTGGTTATCCTCCTAAAATggcagccccccccccccccacccgaAGGGCAGTGTTTTCCGGTGTCAGTGTTGAGACACTTAGGAGCTACATAGCCGTGTTAGAAGCTGTGGTTTGTTAAATGTCTTCAAGAAACGGAACACGAGGCATCCAGCTAATGTCGGTCACTGAGCAGAGCCGACACAATAGAAGGCGAAATAATAATGGAAACATGTTCTTAACACTAGGGAAGAACATACGGTGATATGTAGAACAACGGGTTAAAAACGTCAGTATTGACAAGCGAGTTATGCTGTCTGTGACTTTAGCtccaggaaataaataaaagctgttgGTGTTAGATTTAGTTTCACTGTTTACAGGTTGgcccaacaccacacacacacacatacagacatacacttGTTTTCTCATACAAAAAAAGGCCTCATCTCACGCACACAGACAGTCCTTTCTTATGTTgaacaaatatgtaaacaaattttgttttatttaaaataaactctcGTTCGGTGCCAACTGCTGCCCGCTAAtgtgaaagtttcattttgatAAGATTGTGGCTTCTAATGTTTTAGTATGATAAGAAAATCAAAGAATTCGTGAAATTATTtcaatgtatgtgtttttggacatttttacagGCAATTAAGAGATTCACGATAAGATTTTTAACGCAGATAAGTTGGTGCACTGAGAATCGAGATATCAAAATTTTCCAACAATAGCGTACTCCAGTACTCGAGGTGAGGGGGGATGGGCAAATCTCCGCTCTTCTAAAATGGTCGATCCTTCGTCCAGCccttgtttgcatttttatcaATGCAATGTGAAAATTAGTTATATTTAACACGGGAAATAGGAATTACAATTCGACattaggggggctttatgataatcaggCCTATTACTATGTCAGTGGGTTTCAAGTGttgaggcgcgcctcccttggtGGCCGCGAGAGGGCGCAGCGGGGGNNNNNNNNNNCCTTGGCTGGTTCAGTGGAGAACACTTGTTTATTCTCCTGGCCTCTCCCTCCTTGGTGTATCTCTTCAACGGGTGGCCAGAGCTGTTAGTCGCTGTTTGTCAGTTTCGAGTGCCTCTGTATTGGAGAGTTGAGTTGTACTTCCTGGGTGCCCCTTTATTCACCATGTTTTTTCTGCAGTTCAGCTAGCTGGCTAACTCTCTCCGTGCTGCCTTTATCTGTGGCCTCTAATCGTCTCCTTCCATGGTGGGTACTGTTtgatggtgtcaaatgcggcacaAGATccttttacatatattttacatAAGATTTGGAACAATTAATTTATCTCAAGACTTCTATAACATTTATGATTCTATTTATATGGTAACTTACCAAAgtccacaacaaaaacaaaacatttgttaatCTTAAAACATGCAAATGGCCATCTATGACTTTTCATTTTAGGAATCTCAAACTGCGAGAACTCAAAGAACTTGCTTTACTTGCCCCATATGAGTAAAACACCCACCCAGATGCAGTGCATATTGCCCTAGTCACTAAAGTGCTATACAAACAGGCAAAGACAAATGAACCAACTTTGGTGAATGATAATGATGCCACATTTAATAGTACTGTTTGTTAAACAGAGTAGTTCCTTTATAGCAATGGCGAAATCTTATTACCCGCTAAACACCTTCAGCAATCATTAGTACAAGCAAACTCACTGTTCTCTCAATAAATGAAGGTTAGACATGGTGGAAACAGTGtagaacaaaatgtaaaaaaatcttATCTGAGGGCTATGGGGGTATATCAGACAAAAAAGACTGGCATTCACTGAAGATACTGAGGCTGGGGACACTTTCTCCTAATCCTGTCCACTAATATCGCAAACAGGTTCAGAGACAAGGGGCAAACTTGTCTAACAACcacttaaaacatgtttgacttcGTGGCTGTGGTACAGCTCTTACTTTGCTTATAGAAAGACTGGATGGCTTGTGGCATGGCCTCAGTACCCGTAGGTATAGGTATAGGTCTGTCTAAAACacatgttttgtattattagatgtttctgaaaaaaattatttgaatgAGGACATTAAATTCCTGTGAGGACAAGCTTCAtgtcaaatgtgtcaaaaaacTTTTCAATTCTTTCGACGGTTATGATCCCTGTGCCAGCTGAACCATATGCATCCTGGCAACAGAACTAAATGCTCTTCCAGACCGTTGATTGGATGATTTAATTCTGGGCTCATGTGCTCAGCTGTATTTAGACAACATAAAAGTGAGACATAGAACAGACACACTGTGTTGTGGTGGGGATAtgcaacacagaaatacaatacaataatataaaggtttttatataataattctttaattacaatgaaaaataattctgtaattacaatgttttttctttcaggtttgAGTGAAACAGTGAACTACagattttctctcttctctctcacgTTACTATGTTACTGTTTGATTTTgctgtttaatgtttctgttactGTGACCATCATCTTAGATAAAAACCTCCATGAACCTATGTATATTCTATTATGTGTTTTGTGCATTAATGGACTTTATGGCACAACAGGTTTCTACCCCAAGTTTCTCTGGGATCTACTTTCTCCTGTTCATGTTATCTCTTATTCTGGATGTCTTGTTCAGGCTCTAGTTATGTACATATTTGCCTGCAGTGATATGTCTATTCTTGCAGTCATGGCATATGACAGATATGTGGCTATCTGTCAACCACTGGAGTACCACTCTGTCAtgtcaaagaaaacactcaTTATGTTAGTTTGTTTCACATGGATAACACCTTTTTGTGTGATGGGCACAAATATTTTTCTAACATCTAGACTAGAATTATGCAGCCCATATATTGCCAAGCTTATTTGTGTGAATTGGATTATTGTTAAACTTGCTTGTTACCCAGCGGAAACAACTGTTAACAACATAGTTGCATATATTACAATACTTCTTTATGCCTTTCATGGTCTTTTTATACTTTGGTCCTACATAATTCTCATCAAAACATGTGTAAACTCTGTAGAAAACAGGGCAAAGTTCATGCAAACATGTGTGCCACATTTATTCTGCTTGATCACTTTCCTTGTGACTATATTCTTTGATGTTCTGAATATGCGATTTGGTTCAAGTGATTTACCTCAACCCCTTCAAAACTTTATTACAATAGAATTTCTTGTGATACCTCCCATTATGAATCCTCTCATTTATGGTTTCAAATTAACCAAAATTAGAAACAGAATTATGGGTGTTATAACTTTTAAAACCCAAtaataagtcttttttttaaacacttccTTTATATCttcttaataaatatatatatatatatatatatatatatataatatatatatagatatatatatatagatatttacaCCGGTAATGTGGTTGATATATATTGTTAATATCAACTAAATTGATAtctatttgtttttagtttttatttggtGATAAATGATGATCATAAAACATGTGCCTTTTATTACTCTTTTTGTACATAT includes:
- the LOC109140795 gene encoding olfactory receptor 142-like yields the protein MKNNSVITMFFLSGLSETVNYRFSLFSLTLLCYCLILLFNVSVTVTIILDKNLHEPMYILLCVLCINGLYGTTGFYPKFLWDLLSPVHVISYSGCLVQALVMYIFACSDMSILAVMAYDRYVAICQPLEYHSVMSKKTLIMLVCFTWITPFCVMGTNIFLTSRLELCSPYIAKLICVNWIIVKLACYPAETTVNNIVAYITILLYAFHGLFILWSYIILIKTCVNSVENRAKFMQTCVPHLFCLITFLVTIFFDVLNMRFGSSDLPQPLQNFITIEFLVIPPIMNPLIYGFKLTKIRNRIMGVITFKTQ